Proteins encoded by one window of Filimonas effusa:
- a CDS encoding RagB/SusD family nutrient uptake outer membrane protein, producing MKKSLYKIAAMALSVSILSACTKLDEETFGSLSPTTYYRTEAEALSSVVGVYQLLSQVSNINDPWRIAEFGTDEFLVPGRASGGWYDASNIEIIRHKVTPANATSGRAWLYIFQEIGTANAVLESLNASPNAENLKVQIAETRALRAYGYFYAMDFWGNVPLVTVARIDPNNLPATTKRAEIFNFVETEMKAALNDLPSVKTVNKAAYYPRFTKEAIFSALAMLYLNAEVYTGTQQWAKAIAMCDSVINTGAYSLEAEVADNFKSTNKKSFKEVIASFSVDPSKNAGNNQFILYTQHALDKEKYNLPFTPANGYSTFQEALDRYESQDKRRGLIEYGPQTYLDGTPLRMANGQQLVLVPVKDLVSAEDNEGYKVLKYTPVGTAWSGYNADNDLILTRYADILLTKAEAIFRSSGSNIEALNLVNQVRQRSNASTLTALTLKNIEEERARELIWEGHRRRDMIRFGSYFNSTWTFKTGTTEAFRALYPIPSEQITANPKLEQNNGYPRQ from the coding sequence ATGAAAAAGAGTTTATATAAAATAGCTGCAATGGCATTGAGTGTATCCATCCTGAGTGCCTGTACCAAACTGGACGAAGAAACCTTTGGCAGCTTGTCTCCAACTACTTATTATAGAACCGAAGCAGAAGCTTTATCATCTGTAGTAGGCGTTTATCAGCTTTTATCTCAGGTGTCGAATATAAATGATCCATGGCGGATCGCCGAATTCGGAACCGATGAATTCCTCGTCCCCGGCCGCGCAAGTGGCGGATGGTACGATGCCTCCAATATCGAGATCATCCGCCATAAAGTAACACCCGCTAACGCTACCAGCGGCCGCGCCTGGCTCTATATCTTCCAGGAAATAGGCACAGCCAATGCCGTGTTGGAAAGCCTGAACGCCTCTCCTAATGCCGAAAACTTAAAAGTACAGATCGCGGAAACAAGAGCATTGAGAGCCTATGGTTACTTCTATGCAATGGACTTCTGGGGTAACGTTCCTTTGGTAACAGTTGCAAGGATCGATCCCAACAACCTGCCCGCTACTACAAAAAGAGCAGAGATCTTCAACTTCGTGGAAACAGAAATGAAAGCCGCACTAAACGACCTGCCTTCCGTAAAAACTGTGAACAAAGCAGCCTATTATCCCAGGTTCACAAAAGAAGCCATCTTTAGCGCACTGGCAATGCTTTACCTGAATGCCGAAGTTTATACAGGCACACAACAATGGGCAAAAGCTATTGCCATGTGCGACAGCGTTATCAATACAGGCGCCTACAGCCTTGAAGCCGAAGTGGCAGATAACTTCAAAAGCACGAACAAAAAAAGCTTTAAAGAAGTAATAGCCTCCTTCTCTGTCGATCCTTCCAAAAATGCAGGTAACAACCAGTTTATTCTGTATACACAGCACGCGCTCGATAAAGAGAAATATAATCTACCTTTCACTCCGGCAAACGGGTACAGCACTTTCCAGGAAGCACTGGATAGGTACGAATCTCAGGACAAACGCAGGGGATTGATAGAATATGGCCCCCAAACCTATCTCGACGGTACACCGCTCAGGATGGCCAATGGCCAGCAACTGGTCCTCGTACCCGTAAAAGACCTGGTAAGCGCTGAAGATAATGAAGGATATAAGGTCCTTAAATATACACCCGTAGGCACCGCCTGGTCTGGTTATAACGCCGACAACGATCTTATCCTTACCAGGTATGCCGATATCCTGCTCACCAAAGCAGAAGCGATCTTCCGCTCAAGCGGTTCTAACATCGAAGCCCTGAACCTCGTAAACCAGGTAAGGCAAAGAAGTAATGCAAGCACGCTCACCGCGCTTACATTGAAGAACATAGAAGAAGAAAGAGCAAGAGAATTGATATGGGAAGGGCATCGCCGCAGGGATATGATCCGCTTTGGCTCCTATTTCAACAGCACATGGACTTTCAAAACTGGCACAACAGAAGCGTTCAGGGCGCTTTATCCGATACCTTCAGAACAGATCACGGCAAATCCGAAACTCGAACAGAACAATGGTTATCCAAGGCAATAA
- a CDS encoding FecR family protein: protein MKQDQRLIELLNSYTAGTCTPAREQELMQMIASGEYDAVIKQYMMQAWRQLPVDHMLGEEQAQRIRNVVLKTQAPPVIPSYRNRRWLKMAAAAIILLLAGGGAVYLFNNRSASSKQLAVTKQPVIKPGTDGAVLTLADGSTIILDSASDGNLASQANVQVVKTGGHIQYLPVGTNSDNASLYNTIGTAKGKQFQLLLEDGTRVWLNAASSIRFPVSFSKTNREVEVSGEAYFDVAQDSKRPFRVKAGSATVDVLGTQFNINSYRDEAAVTTTLVEGAVKLKNGNNEHLMYAGQLVEAFANGNTRVFHHVNTGEIIAWKNNFFSFKDTDIKTLMRQLERWYNVETVYKGRIRESVTFNGDISRGVDLGTVLKMLEMTGEVHFEIQEKTIVVTM from the coding sequence ATGAAACAGGACCAACGATTAATAGAACTGCTGAATAGCTATACTGCCGGTACTTGTACACCTGCCCGGGAACAGGAACTCATGCAAATGATTGCATCAGGCGAGTACGATGCCGTTATAAAGCAATATATGATGCAGGCATGGCGGCAACTGCCTGTTGATCATATGCTCGGCGAAGAACAGGCCCAACGCATCCGTAACGTAGTCCTAAAAACCCAGGCGCCACCCGTGATCCCGTCATACCGCAACCGCCGGTGGCTGAAAATGGCAGCGGCGGCCATTATCCTGCTGCTGGCAGGAGGGGGGGCTGTCTACCTCTTCAATAATAGGTCAGCCTCGTCAAAACAGCTTGCTGTTACTAAACAACCCGTTATAAAACCCGGAACCGACGGCGCCGTGTTAACGCTGGCAGATGGATCTACCATCATCCTCGACAGCGCTTCCGATGGCAACCTCGCAAGTCAGGCAAATGTGCAGGTAGTAAAAACAGGCGGGCATATACAATACCTCCCGGTAGGAACAAACAGCGATAATGCTTCTTTGTATAACACCATCGGAACCGCAAAAGGAAAACAGTTTCAGCTGCTGCTCGAAGATGGTACCCGCGTTTGGCTGAACGCAGCCTCCTCCATTCGTTTCCCCGTATCGTTCTCAAAAACGAATCGTGAAGTGGAAGTCTCAGGAGAAGCGTATTTCGATGTAGCGCAAGATAGCAAAAGACCCTTCAGGGTAAAAGCAGGCAGCGCCACTGTCGATGTCCTGGGTACTCAGTTCAACATTAATTCCTACCGCGACGAAGCAGCTGTAACTACCACTCTCGTCGAAGGCGCAGTGAAATTGAAAAATGGGAACAACGAACATCTCATGTACGCAGGCCAGCTGGTAGAGGCCTTCGCCAACGGCAACACCAGGGTCTTCCATCATGTAAATACAGGCGAGATCATCGCCTGGAAAAATAACTTCTTCTCATTTAAAGACACCGATATAAAAACGCTGATGCGCCAGCTCGAACGCTGGTACAATGTCGAAACGGTTTATAAAGGAAGGATCAGGGAGTCCGTGACTTTTAATGGCGACATTTCCAGGGGCGTCGATCTCGGAACAGTGCTCAAAATGCTGGAAATGACAGGCGAAGTACATTTTGAAATACAGGAAAAAACAATTGTAGTAACAATGTAA
- a CDS encoding TonB-dependent receptor, with protein sequence MKLSVFCLLVTCLSAHAEGHTQRISLSFENASVQQVFASIRMQSGYQFIYTSTVLDRSKQVNVHAKNVSLQEALGLCLKDQPLTYSIVQKTVVIKLKETPPAVTVNDVMLEATPPPPPPVLVKGRVVNDKGDPLGGVSVTVKGKNTGTTTAADGSFQLTVPDESAVLVFTYIGFLSQDIGVGKNRNFSILLMQENKDLETIVVVGYGTQRQKDVTGAVAAVSSKDFNQGQILSPQQSIQGKLAGVNIAQNSGKPGGSATVRVRGGTSLTGSNEPLYVIDGVPISTSAGVSQANIRGNGTDFFDQEPSNPLMTLNPNDIESVSVLKDASATAIYGSRAANGVIVITTKKGSAGKGRVALSVSGGVSNVSKKLPVLTANEYRDINNKLNLSYEDKGANTFWQDEIYRSAKTQDYYLSFTGGSEKTTYRASLGYGNQQGVMLASKLNRTNARVNINHAALNDKLTFDLRLNYGQTSGNAAPVSNTVGSEAGTSMNYESYVFNPTFPVYNATGGYNHVPPYRVNPVSFSTDLTDQTTNNRFIGNLSTTYKILKPLSVNVNLGYTNQTINRNTYISKGNPLGEGLGGYASVQKLQDYNKLLETVLRYNQRFGKHSVDAIGGYSYQYFVEEGLRNTANGFLSDEFKWYSLQAASTISNVSTFKGSNTLISFYSRVNYNFDDRFLVTATIRRDGSSRFGSGNKWGYFPSGSVAWRISREKFFNTNTISDLKLRASYGITGNQEIGNLNSITTLGATSSGYIVGGSRITIVLPQQYANPNLRWEQTGQFDAGVDFGLLNGKIHGTIDYYVKKTTDLLLRLPVPSPTAVSTQLANVGSVQNKGLELELGMAVIERKDFEWNASLNFSRNINKVLSLSNDQFKGDNIKTAPLQGQGLTSGVYAQLITPGRPMGTFWGRRFEGVKNGVEQFIAGDTVIGCAQPDFTFGFSNTFNYKRWSLSFNARGSVGNEIYNLTANNLGYLSNLPGRNVMEIAVSSGVGRDQPKQYSDRWIENGSFLRLDNITLSYNVNVKNTFLSNARVYITAQNLFVITGYSGLDPEVNSEISGTGVAPLGIDYLSYPKSRTISAGVNIGF encoded by the coding sequence ATGAAATTGTCTGTCTTCTGTTTGCTTGTAACCTGTCTTTCTGCACACGCAGAAGGACATACACAACGCATTTCCCTCTCATTCGAAAATGCGTCCGTTCAACAGGTCTTTGCCAGTATCCGTATGCAAAGCGGCTACCAGTTTATTTACACCAGCACCGTGCTCGATCGCTCAAAACAGGTGAACGTCCATGCAAAGAATGTCTCCCTCCAAGAAGCCCTCGGGCTTTGCCTCAAAGACCAGCCCTTGACTTATTCCATAGTGCAAAAAACTGTGGTCATTAAATTGAAGGAAACCCCTCCGGCTGTTACGGTTAACGATGTAATGCTCGAAGCAACTCCTCCGCCACCACCTCCGGTGTTGGTAAAGGGACGTGTGGTCAACGATAAAGGCGATCCCCTCGGCGGCGTATCCGTTACGGTAAAAGGAAAGAACACAGGCACTACCACAGCTGCCGACGGCTCGTTTCAATTGACCGTTCCCGACGAAAGCGCAGTACTGGTCTTTACCTACATAGGTTTCCTGAGCCAGGATATCGGTGTTGGCAAGAACAGGAACTTCTCTATCCTGCTCATGCAGGAAAATAAAGACCTCGAAACAATTGTTGTAGTAGGTTATGGCACCCAGCGCCAGAAAGACGTTACAGGGGCAGTAGCAGCTGTAAGCAGTAAAGATTTTAACCAGGGACAGATCTTGAGCCCGCAGCAAAGCATACAAGGTAAGCTTGCCGGGGTAAATATCGCCCAGAATAGCGGTAAGCCAGGAGGCTCCGCTACGGTAAGGGTACGTGGTGGTACCTCGCTCACCGGCTCCAACGAACCACTGTATGTGATCGACGGTGTACCTATTTCAACCTCCGCCGGCGTTAGCCAGGCCAATATCCGCGGCAATGGTACCGACTTCTTCGATCAGGAACCCAGCAACCCGCTGATGACTTTAAACCCCAATGACATTGAATCTGTATCTGTATTGAAAGATGCATCTGCCACAGCTATCTATGGTTCCCGTGCTGCAAATGGCGTTATTGTTATCACCACCAAAAAAGGCAGCGCCGGCAAAGGCCGCGTCGCATTAAGCGTATCAGGTGGTGTATCCAATGTGTCAAAAAAATTACCGGTATTGACAGCAAATGAATACCGCGACATCAACAACAAACTGAACCTGAGCTACGAAGATAAAGGCGCAAATACTTTCTGGCAGGACGAGATCTATCGCTCCGCAAAAACGCAGGACTACTACCTTTCCTTCACCGGTGGAAGCGAGAAAACAACATACCGCGCCTCACTGGGTTACGGTAATCAGCAAGGGGTAATGTTGGCCTCAAAGCTCAACAGAACTAATGCCCGCGTGAATATCAACCATGCCGCGCTCAACGATAAATTAACTTTCGACCTGAGGCTTAACTATGGCCAAACCTCAGGCAATGCCGCACCAGTGTCCAATACGGTAGGTAGCGAAGCCGGCACCAGCATGAACTATGAATCTTATGTATTCAATCCTACTTTCCCGGTCTATAACGCCACCGGTGGATATAACCACGTGCCTCCCTATAGGGTCAACCCCGTTTCCTTTTCAACAGATCTTACCGACCAAACTACTAATAACCGCTTCATAGGCAATCTGTCAACCACCTACAAAATTCTAAAGCCGCTGAGCGTTAATGTGAACCTGGGCTATACCAACCAAACCATCAACCGCAATACCTATATCAGCAAAGGAAACCCACTCGGCGAAGGCCTCGGAGGGTATGCCTCTGTTCAGAAATTACAGGATTATAACAAACTCCTCGAAACGGTACTGCGTTATAATCAGCGCTTTGGTAAACATAGCGTTGACGCCATCGGCGGTTATTCTTATCAGTACTTTGTGGAAGAAGGTCTGAGAAATACCGCAAACGGCTTCCTCAGCGATGAGTTTAAATGGTACAGCCTGCAGGCAGCCAGCACTATCAGTAATGTAAGCACCTTCAAAGGCAGCAACACGCTTATCTCTTTCTACAGCCGCGTGAACTATAACTTCGACGACCGCTTCCTCGTAACGGCAACAATACGCCGCGATGGCTCAAGCCGCTTCGGCTCCGGAAATAAATGGGGTTACTTCCCCTCAGGATCTGTAGCCTGGAGGATCTCGAGAGAAAAGTTCTTTAATACCAATACCATCTCCGATCTGAAACTGCGCGCCAGCTACGGTATCACCGGTAACCAGGAAATTGGTAACCTTAACTCCATTACTACATTGGGAGCTACCTCATCAGGTTATATCGTAGGCGGCTCACGTATAACGATAGTGCTGCCCCAACAGTACGCCAACCCTAACCTGCGCTGGGAACAAACAGGACAATTTGATGCAGGTGTGGACTTCGGATTATTGAATGGTAAAATACATGGCACCATCGACTATTATGTAAAGAAAACAACCGACTTGTTATTACGTCTCCCCGTCCCTTCACCAACTGCCGTAAGCACACAACTGGCTAACGTGGGAAGTGTGCAGAATAAAGGTCTTGAACTGGAACTAGGTATGGCAGTAATAGAAAGAAAGGATTTCGAATGGAATGCCAGCCTCAACTTCAGCCGTAACATCAACAAAGTATTGAGCCTTTCAAACGATCAGTTCAAAGGCGATAATATCAAAACAGCCCCGTTACAGGGACAAGGCCTTACCTCCGGCGTTTACGCCCAGCTCATAACGCCAGGCCGCCCCATGGGTACCTTCTGGGGACGCCGCTTCGAGGGTGTTAAAAACGGTGTGGAACAGTTCATCGCTGGCGATACCGTAATAGGCTGCGCACAACCCGACTTTACTTTTGGCTTCAGTAATACATTCAACTATAAAAGATGGTCCCTTAGTTTTAACGCAAGAGGCTCCGTAGGTAATGAGATCTATAACCTTACCGCAAACAACCTCGGCTACCTGAGCAACCTGCCCGGAAGAAATGTGATGGAGATCGCCGTTAGCAGCGGCGTTGGCCGCGATCAGCCTAAACAATACTCCGATCGCTGGATCGAGAATGGCTCATTCCTGCGCCTCGATAACATCACGCTCTCTTATAACGTAAATGTGAAAAATACATTCCTGTCTAACGCCAGGGTATACATAACAGCGCAGAATCTTTTTGTAATCACCGGCTATAGCGGCCTCGATCCGGAAGTGAACTCCGAGATCTCCGGCACAGGCGTCGCACCGCTGGGTATCGATTACCTGTCATATCCAAAATCAAGGACGATAAGTGCAGGTGTCAATATTGGTTTTTAA
- a CDS encoding RNA polymerase sigma factor, translated as MSDEQLLLAIAEGHEAAFNAIFQRYQHKIYSYARHFTHDEVIAQDVVQEVFLRIWTAKQELGNIRKAEPWIAVLTRNICFNKLKKNACEYKAKSLLANHAGAQSGISEVEDYINYKDRLQALNQALQSLTPQQRKIYHLNRDFGLKNEEISRQLHLSPNTVKTHMVTALRRIRHFMESHPSSFLILFFLSI; from the coding sequence TTGTCAGATGAACAATTATTGCTTGCGATAGCAGAAGGCCATGAAGCTGCCTTCAATGCTATCTTTCAGCGTTATCAGCATAAAATATATTCTTATGCCAGGCACTTCACGCATGACGAAGTGATAGCACAGGACGTGGTGCAGGAAGTCTTCCTCAGGATCTGGACGGCAAAACAAGAACTCGGCAACATTCGCAAAGCAGAACCCTGGATAGCAGTCCTTACCAGGAACATCTGTTTCAATAAACTAAAAAAGAACGCCTGCGAATACAAAGCAAAATCACTTCTGGCAAACCATGCCGGAGCACAATCCGGGATCTCTGAAGTAGAAGATTACATAAATTATAAAGATAGACTGCAGGCCCTCAACCAGGCCCTGCAGTCCTTAACACCACAACAGCGCAAGATCTATCACTTAAACCGTGACTTCGGATTGAAAAACGAGGAGATCTCCCGGCAACTGCACCTGTCGCCCAATACTGTGAAAACACACATGGTTACCGCCCTCCGCCGCATCCGGCATTTTATGGAATCACACCCCTCCTCTTTTTTGATACTTTTTTTCCTTTCCATCTAA